One genomic region from Croceicoccus sp. YJ47 encodes:
- a CDS encoding short-chain fatty acyl-CoA regulator family protein, whose product MGPRLKRVRRDLGLTQANMAADLEISASYVALMERNQRPVTADLLLRLAATYKIDIASLADDGSEELGKRLKGILREPMFADIDLPALDIADIATSYPGFAEAFLRLHTAFSEEQMTLAQRQAHGIDETLPDPVGEARAFLAARRNCFPLLDEAAEAAAREMGKGAPDLAALVDRLGTTHGRKVRFVDPAVMLGALRWHDRHREQVLISDRLDVSGRRYQLALQLALLEARPAISAQLSEGRFTGENAQRMARRALANYWAAAVLMPYRAFLRASREHLHDIEILSRLFGCSFEQIAHRLTTMGRSGEEGVPFFFLRVDEAGNVSKRLDGAGFPFARAGGSCPLWNVHSAFRTPGQVVTQSLELPDGQRFFSIARTVAAGGGAHDAPRALRAVALACAAEHADRLVYARGLDMAPTPIGVACHLCHRPHCIARAAPPIGREMRPDENRETGVPFAFATD is encoded by the coding sequence ATGGGCCCGCGCCTGAAACGGGTGCGGCGCGACCTGGGGCTGACGCAGGCGAACATGGCCGCCGACCTGGAGATCAGCGCATCCTATGTCGCGTTGATGGAACGCAATCAGCGTCCGGTGACGGCGGATCTGCTGCTCCGCCTTGCCGCGACGTACAAGATCGACATCGCCAGCCTCGCCGACGACGGGAGCGAGGAGCTGGGCAAGCGGCTCAAGGGCATTCTTCGCGAGCCGATGTTTGCCGACATCGACCTGCCCGCGCTCGACATCGCGGATATCGCGACGAGCTATCCCGGCTTTGCCGAGGCATTCCTGCGGCTCCACACCGCGTTCAGCGAGGAGCAGATGACCCTTGCGCAGCGGCAGGCCCACGGAATCGATGAAACCCTGCCCGACCCGGTGGGCGAGGCGCGCGCCTTCCTCGCCGCGCGGCGCAATTGCTTCCCCCTGCTGGACGAGGCGGCGGAGGCGGCGGCGCGCGAAATGGGCAAGGGCGCGCCTGATCTTGCCGCGCTGGTGGACAGGCTCGGCACCACGCACGGGCGCAAGGTGCGTTTCGTCGATCCGGCGGTGATGCTGGGCGCGCTGCGCTGGCACGACCGGCACCGGGAACAGGTGCTGATTTCCGACAGGCTCGACGTGTCGGGGCGGCGCTATCAACTCGCCCTGCAACTCGCCCTGCTGGAGGCGCGACCCGCGATTTCCGCGCAATTGTCCGAGGGGCGCTTTACCGGCGAGAATGCACAGCGCATGGCCCGGCGCGCGCTCGCCAATTACTGGGCCGCGGCGGTGCTGATGCCGTATCGCGCATTCCTGCGGGCGTCGCGCGAACATCTGCACGATATCGAGATTCTCTCGCGCCTGTTCGGATGCAGTTTCGAACAGATCGCCCATCGGCTGACCACCATGGGCCGCAGCGGGGAGGAAGGCGTGCCGTTCTTCTTCCTGCGCGTGGACGAGGCGGGCAATGTGTCCAAACGGCTCGACGGGGCGGGGTTTCCGTTTGCGCGGGCGGGGGGATCGTGCCCGCTATGGAACGTGCATTCGGCCTTTCGCACGCCGGGGCAGGTGGTGACGCAATCGCTCGAACTGCCGGATGGGCAGCGGTTCTTTTCCATCGCGCGGACCGTGGCGGCGGGCGGCGGGGCGCATGATGCGCCGCGTGCGCTGCGGGCCGTGGCGCTGGCCTGCGCGGCGGAACATGCCGACCGGCTCGTCTATGCACGGGGGCTGGACATGGCGCCGACGCCCATCGGCGTTGCCTGTCACCTGTGTCACCGGCCGCATTGTATCGCCCGCGCC